In Haliscomenobacter hydrossis DSM 1100, the DNA window ATCGTCTTTGCCTTTTACGCCGTAGACATATTTAGCCGCCAATTTGTTGCTTTCCAGGGCCCAAAAGTCGGGATCGAGCGTGCCCAGATTGGGGAAGCTTTTTTCAGGATATTGCTTCATCAAGTCTTTGGCCAGATCACGAACGCTTTCAATTTGAGCTTCGGTAAGCGGCACCTTGGGTTTGCCAAAAGGGCGAATGTCGTTGTACTTGCTCAAAGAACCACACGCATCATCCCACATGGCGTGCAGATTGCGCCAGGTACCTTTGAGCGGAAACAGGTTACCTCCTTCATCTCCACCGGGTACATCATTGGTAAAGCGGGAAGTAGCGTGCAGTGGCTGGTGCAAATCACTGACAAAATGGGTTAAAAAAGCCAAAAACCGTGCCTTTTCAACCGGCTTCGACTGTGCTGCTTTGAGGATGCTGGTACTTTGATTGATGGCCCAGACGATGTCTACTTCCGGTTGATCCGGTATGGCAATGCCATCTACATTGACCGGAATATCGGTGTAATGCCAGGTATCGTAAGCATGCACCCCATCCGCTTTGAGGTCATCTGGCCAGGGGCCGGTGACGATAAAATGGTTGACCTGAGGATAATCCCGCCTCAATACTGCGGTCAAGGAATCGACCTTGGCGCGGGCGGTTTTGTTCAGGTTGAGGTAAGCGATCATTGCCGTTACCATATGGCCGTGGTCCCACCAGGCTTTGACTTGTACCGTTGCCATCAGTGCAAGGGCCAAAAAGAGTATTTTTTTCATGGAAAATCGTGGGGGCATCTTCGAGGGCATCCACATAGGGATGCCCCTACGGGGATGCTCATTTGAACATTAATTTTTGTTTACATCAATCCCAAATCCGTCTGTATTGCCTTCACTTTTGCCTTCAAACGATCCAGGGTGGCGTCAAAATCCTCGGGTTTGTCCAAAGGGGTATTGACCGAAACATAAAACTTGATTTTGGGCTCTGTACCACTTGGACGCGCCGACACTTTGGTGCCGTCTTCCAAAATCAGTTGAATCACATTGGAAGGCTCGATGCCCATGCCCTGCGGAATTGGCGTCACCACTCCGGTACGCAGGTTTTTGCTGGTCAGGTTTTTGTAATCCAGCACTTCAATTGGCGCCGATCCAGCTACCGAACTTGGCAGGTTGCTGCGCATGTCGGCCATCATTTTTTGGATTTCTTCGGCACCCGCCTTGCCTTTTTTGGTCAGGGAGATCAGTCCTTCGTAATAAAACCCGTGCTTTTGGTACATCTGGGTCAGGAAGTCGATCAAACTCAGGCCCTGGTCTTTGGCATACGCGGTGAGTTCAGCAATCATGGCGCAGGAAGCAACCGCGTCTTTGTCGCGTACAGCATCACCGATGAGGTAGCCATAACTTTCTTCGCCACCAGCGATGAATTTGGATTTACCTTCCAGTTCCCGAATCACCTGGGCGATGTATTTGAAACCGGTCAGGGTGTTGTAACAGGGTACGCCATAAGCGGCGCACATGGCGTCGATGATGTTGGTAGTCACGATGGTTTTGGCCACAAACTCTTTTCCCTGCAATTTGCCCGCGTCTTTCCAGGCTTGCAGCAAGTAGTAAATGATCAAACTCGCCATCTGGTTGCCGTTGAGCAGTTGCCATTCACCCGCCTGGTTTTTTACAGCGGCACCAACGCGGTCGGCATCGGGGTCGGTGGCAATCACCAGATCCGCATCCATGGCTTTGGCTTGTTGCATGGCGATGGACATGGCTTCTTGTTCTTCCGGGTTGGGGTAAACAACGGTTGGGAAGTTGCCATCCGGCTCAGCTTGCTCCTTTACGATATGGACATTGGTAAAACCTACTAGCTCCAGCGCTTTGGGCACCAGGGTGATCCCCGTTCCGTGAATGGGTGTAAACACGATTTTAAGGTCGTGTTGGCGTTTGATCACCGCCGGATTGATGCTGTTGGCCTGGATGGTTTTGAGGAACTCCGCATCCACTTCTTCGCCAATCATGGTGATCAGGGCCGGATTGCCGTCGAAGTGAATGTCGGCTACCGATTGGATTTTGTTGACTTCGGCCACGATATTGGCGTCGTGGGGCGCTACGACCTGTGAGCCGTCCGTCCAGTACGCCTTATAGCCATTGTATTCGCGAGGGTTGTGGGAGGCAGTAATGACGACCCCACTGTTACAACCCAAATGCCGGATGGCAAAGGACAACTCCGGCGTAGGGCGCAGGGCTTTGAACAAAAAGACCTTGATCCCATTGGCGGAAAAAATATCGGCGACGATGCGGGCGAACTCTGGCGACATGTTGCGGCTGTCGTGCGCAATGGCCACTTTGATTTCCTGGCCGGGAAAGCTCTGGTTCAGGTAATTGGCCAAGCCCTGGGTAGCCGCACCAACGGTGTAGCGGTTCATGCGGTTGGAGCCTACACCAATGATCCCGCGCAATCCTCCGGTGCCAAATTCCAGATCCTTGTAAAAAGAATCGGTGAGTTCGGTATCGTTGTTGGCATCCAATAAAGCCTGGATGGCTGCTTTCGTTTGGGCATCATAATTGCCATCGAGCCAGCTTTGAATGCGCTGGCGGGTTGGTGCATCAATTGCGTTTGACATGGTTGGCGCTTTTCGGACTGTTTTTAATTGAGAGTGTGTTTGGAATTCTAGTTCGCAAGCGAAAATGAGTTGAAATTTGCCCTAGTGAGGCACGAAAAGCGGAGTTTAGCAGCGCTAAATGAGCATTTTCGGAACGAAACTAGGGCAAATTTCAGCCATTTGTAGCGCGAAGTAGAATTCCAAACACACTCTAAGGTGTTATAGATCGGTGTAAAGCTAAAGGATTTAGCTTACTTTGAAAAAAAATCCACAAAATTCAATCTACTCAAATTATCTTTCCTGTACAAAACTCAAAAACAGCATATGCATCAACTGATCCTCTCTAAACAAAGCCGCTTCCTCCTGGGATTGGCGCTTTTGTTCGTTCTGCTCGGTAGTTTTCGCGCATTGAACGTAGCAGACACCACTACGTTTTATGTGCTCGCGCCCAGTGGCCTGAACCTGCGCAAAGACGCCGACCCCAACTCGGCCAAAGTAGACCTGGTTCCCCTTGGCGGAAAAGTGACGCTGCTCACTGCGCCCGCCACAAAGAACTTGAGCGTTGATCAACTCAGCGGCGGAATGGCCAAAGTAAAATACGGCGACAAAGTGGGCTTTGTTTTTGATGGCTACCTCTCTCAGTTCCCTGCCCCCAAACAAAGCATCAATACGCCTGGCGATTATAAACTGGAAACGTATGTGGAAAAATTGCGCAGCGGTCCGGATGTATTCATTCTGCACGAAGAACATACTAAGGATTATGGTGGCTATCTTTCTTCGGAAAGTGCGATCCACATTCCAACCCAAAACTGGCAAGAGGCTTTTTTGATCTCCAAATTGTTGCTCAATATTCCACCCAAGTTCTTGTTTCCCAAACCCAGCAAAGCAGTCGAAACCATCATCCCCAATCCCGACAAAAAGGAACAGGCCTGGAGTGATGAGATGAAAGTAGAGCGCGATAAAACGGGGCAACTGATCAGCATCAACTACTATTACCGCTCCGAAGGCGGCGGTTGGGGGGCGGTGATTACCAAAAGTACAGAGGAATCAGGCCAGCAAAAGATGCTGAAGATTGCGTACACTGGGATTGCGGATTGATGTAGTTAAATACGAGTTGCGGTGGAAAATTTTTCTTTTTAAAACCAAATAAATCAAAACAAATCTTATTTTTGTCTACTAAACACTGTACATGCCGCCACACCTCGCTCAAATCTTTTACCGGGAACTCCAAAAAATTGTGGAAAACGACCAATTGGACGCCGCAGCCCAAACCGAGGCCTGCTACCAATTGCTCGTCGTCATGCTGATGGAAGCCACCAAACAAGAGCGATTGCGCTTTGTGAACCTGTTCTCGCGCATGGCTTATGCCGGGCAAAAATTCCAGCTCGACAAAAAGCTCCAGTTTTACCAGCACAATTTCCGCAAGGTCGCCCAAGAGGTGCGCCAAAAGGGAGACCTGCGCTCCGACCACCATTTTTTGCCCGGTTTTGCATTCAAAGTGGTACTAGAAACCATTCGTGGCCTGAGCAAAACTACCCCACCGAATGCCTTGATCAATCAGGTGCCGCCCAACTGGCCCAATACTTTTCGGCCCGTAGAAATCAAAGAATACCGCCCGCTGGTGCGCGTGTTAGCCCTGGAAGACCGCAAGGAAGTGCAATGCCTGGTGGTCAAAGACGAGAGCCGCCCGGATGAAAACATCCTGGTCAAATACAACCTCCCTGAACGCAATGAAGGATTCAACCCGACCATTCAAGCCTTGCGCAAGATCTTTGGTTTTCCCATTTTGCTCAATTTATTGGAGGTGGAAGTGGACCAGGAAGGGTACTACCGCCCGCAGGCCTTTGTGGTTGAACCTGATCACCTGATCGACGTAACGGGCATCGCCGAGTGTTTTGACACCGATCATACCGTGCCGGAAACTTACCTGTTGAAAAAGTTTTTGCCCTTTAGTTCAAGTTCCGCACTGCTCCTGGGGCATATCGCCAACTTTTTCCTGGATGAACTGATGCACAATCCGCAGCAGGAATTTCCGGAGGTGTTCAAAAAGGTTTTTGCCCTCAATCCCCTGGCTTTTTGTTTGCTGGAAGACCGCGAACTGATCGACCTTCGCCAACGATCCCAAGCCCATTTCATCAACTTGCAGCGGGAAATTGTGCAGAACTTTCCCGCGCAGGGCATTGACCCGGAGCAATGTTACCTGGAACCTACTTTTTACTCCAATATCCACGGCTTGCAAGGCCGTTTGGATGCATTGTACCGCCACGGCAACAAGTCGGCCATTGTGGAATTAAAAAGTGGAAAACTGTTCAAACCCAATCAGTTCAAAATCAATACCGGGCATTACATCCAGACCTTGCTCTACGACCTGATCATCCGGGCAACCTACGGAAAAGAAATTGACCCGACCAATTACATCCTCTACTCGGCCTTGGAAACCGACAACCTGAAGTTTGCCCCCGTCAACCGCAGCAACCAATGGGAAGCTTTGCAGGTACGCAACCACATCCTGGCCCTTGAACATACCCTGCAACGCCTAGGTCTGCCGGGCAATGATGAGGACAACCTCGTTGAACACACCCAACGTTTGCAAAACCTGCTGGCCGATTACCGTTTTCAATCCGCCAGTCGTTTTGCGCAGCGCGATCAGGAGCAATTCCAGCGGGTGTTCAGTGCCTTGAACGACATTGAGCAGGCCTATTTCACGGCCTTCACGGGCTTCATTGCCCGCGAGCACAAGTTGTCCAAAACCGGGCTGGATGGCATCGAAACCATCAATGGACAAGCGGCCTTATGGCTCAATCCTTTCCACGAAAAACAGGAGCGCTTCGAAATCCTCAGCCACCTCACCATAGTGGACAATCAGGCGCGGGCCAATGAGGCCATCATTCGTTTTGCCCGCAGTGAGCACACCAATCCGCTGGCCAATTTCCGCACGGGGGATATAGCGGTGCTGTACCCTTTTGTGAACGAAGATCAGTCGCCCTTGCGCAATCAGTTGTTCAAGTGTAGCATCATCGAGCTCAGCGCCAGTACGGTGACGGTGAGTTTGCGTTCCCGCCAGTTCAACGATCAGATTTTTCAGGATTACACCTGGTGGAACCTGGAGCACGACCTAATGGACAACAGCTTCACGGCACAATACCGGGGTTTGTACGACCTGGCCAGCAGCAGTACCCACAAAAGACGTTTGTTGCTGGGGGTTACTGCGCCAGCGATGCCCCTGGAGCTTGGTCAAAGCAGTAGCCCAGCAGAAATGACTGCCGAACAACAGGCCATTTTTCAGGCCATTTTGGCTTCGCAAGACTATTTTCTGTTGTGGGGTCCGCCCGGAACCGGCAAAACCAGCGTCATGCTCAAACACCTGGTGGGACACTGGATGGATCACAGCAAAGACACCATTTTGCTATTGGCCTATACCAATCGGGCAGTAGACGAAATTTGTGAATCCATCGAAGCTTACGCCCCCGAGATGCGCAATCGGTACATCCGCATTGGTTCGCGGTATTCTACGGCCCCGGCTTATCAGGGACGTTTATTGAGCATTCTTTCGCAGCGCATTGATACCCGCAAGGAACTCAAAGCGCTGATCAGCGGGCACCGCATCGTGGTGGCCACGGTGGCGTCCATCATTGGGCGCCCCGAACTGTTCTTGTTGAAGGCTTTCGACCGGGTGGTCATCGACGAGGCTTCGCAGATTTTAGAGCCGATGCTGGTGGGTTTGCTCCCCAAATTCAAACACTTTCTGCTGATTGGCGACCACAAGCAGTTGCCCGCCGTGGTAGCGCAAGACCCGGAGCTTTCCAAGGTGTACGATACGCGCTTGCACGAGATTGGCCTGTACGATTTGCGCAACTCATTTTTCGAACGTTTATACAAACGCACCCAAACGCAAAACTGGCACCATGCCTATGCGCAGTTGAGCCACCAGGGGCGCATGCACCAGGAGATCATGACTTTTCCCAGTCGGTATTTTTACGAAGAACGACTGCGCATTTTACCCCCGGAAACACCGGGGCATGAGGTGCAAATCAGCATTTTGGATTACCCACAATTGGAAAAAGGCTCAACCTTGGAACAGGCTCTGAGCAGCCAGCGGATGATCTTTTGTGCCACGCCACTCGACAAGAACGGAGCCGCTCACAAAGCCAATCGCCACGAAGCGGAAATGGTGGGCGAACTGGTCGCAAAAATCCAGGCGCTTTATACGCATAATGGACGATCCTTCACCCCGCGCAGCCTGGGTATCATCACTCCCTACCGCGCCCAAATTGCTCAAATTCGCCAGGCATTACTACAAAAAGAAATCGATGTAGACCTGATTACCATCGATACCGTAGAGCGCTACCAAGGTGGCGCGCGCGACATCATCATCATTTCGCTGAGTACCAATACTGCGAGTCAGTTTCGTTCCTTGATCTCGCTGTCGGAAGAAGGGGTGGATCGGAAGTTGAATGTGGCGCTGACCCGGGCCAGGGAGCAGTTGATCATTTTGGGGAATGGGGACTTGTTGAGCGGGAATGCGGTGTATCGGGAATTGATGGGGGTGTGTTTTGGGGTGTAGGCGGATTGACTTGCAGGTATCGCCACATTTTTTTATATTTGGAGTGGTCTGAAGACATGCCAGCATTGCGCAAAAAAACAGACCCTTAAAATTTACTATAAATGGACGCTTTATCAAACGAATTCAGCGGTGGAAAAAAAATAGGGATCAAAGAGTTTTTGCTTCTGTTTAACCAATTTTCCAAGGAAGAACAAATTCAAATCGCTGAAAAAATTTCCCTGCAAACCTTCGCAGACCGTTGGGCTTTGCTGGACGAAGAATTGCCTGATACTGATGAACTTTCTGAGGAAGAGATTATGGCAGAGGTAAAAGCTGTTCGGTATGGCGAAAAGGAAAAGGTATAAAATTATCCTTGATACGAATTGGTATGTTAGCGCTTCCATCAATCGAAACTCCAGGCGTCGACTTTACGACCTGTTGATCAATGAGAGCTTAACGATATTCTACTCTAGCGAACTTTTGGCTGAATACGAGTCCGTCATCTTTAGGAAAAAATTTGAGAAATATATTCGCCAAGAACAAGTAAATCGGTTTATTCGTCTGGTTTTAACCCGACTAAAACGGGTCGAAATAAAAACCTTGATTAAGTTGAGCCGAGATGCCAAAGATAATTTCCTCTTGTCTATGGCCATAGACTGTGGTGCTAATTATTTGGTGACGGGTGATCCGGATTTGTTGATATTGAATGAATTTGGCAAAACAAAGATTCTTACAATGGCTGAATTCTTAAAGATTGTTGGATAAGGGGCGATAACAAGTTTCAGAATTGGCAATATCTCATGTTAGTTCAGCCAATAGTTCGTTGAAGAGCCAACGATTATCCTCTAAAGCACGTCTAAATCGCATAAAGATCCTTAATTCCTGAACTTTGGTACTATGAAAAACATATCTAAACTTTTGCTGCTTTTTGCCCTGCTGCTTTTTACCCAATGCACTAAATCTGAACAGCCCATTACTGAACTTGAAGGCAAATACATTGGAACTTTAGCTAGTGAATGGGAAAAAACAACCATTAAAAATTTCAATACCACCCCAGACACCTCCTATTCTTCTAACCAATACAAAGAGGAAAACCTAACATTAACACTTAAAAACTTTGATTATGAATGTGTAAATTCCAAAATATGGGATATTGGAACATTTTCGATCAAAGGTGATTCCGTTTTTTTTGTAGACTCATCCTTACCCTGTCCCCATCACATGGACTGTGTTGGTTCTTATTTGGTAGGAGGATGGCAATATGAAATCAGCCCGTCTGGCTTGAGACTAACAAATACTCATGATGAGTGGGAGCGACACAATAATAGAGATAAGGAATTGTGGAAAGGAAAAAGGATTTATGAACTGAAAAAAGTAAACTGAGTAATCAATTCTGGAACCCGGATTGTCCAAACATGGGTCGAAAAGAGGAAAATAAAAATGGGGGAAATTGAATATTTTTGACATCAGTATAGTCTAAATCAACTATAACACATGACCAAAAAAGTCCTTACTCCCCTATTCATCTTCTTCGCCATTGCCATCGGTTTTTACCCCTTAGCCTATCTCATGGGCGACATGCGCATGGGGTTATTGGCCAGTAAATCGACTCAATTGTTGAGCAACCAACTTTGGTATTTTGGGTTTTACACCCACATCAGCTTTGGCGGATTGGCCTTATTGAGTGGCTGCACCCAGTTTTTACCCAAGCTGCGCCAAAAACGCTTGTCTTTGCACCGCACTTTGGGCAAGGTGTACATTGGTTCGGTTTTGCTCAGCGGTTCGGCGGGTTTCGGTATTGGGTTTGCCGCCAGTGCTGGGCCGGTAGCGCAGGCGGGATTCGTCACCCTGGCCGTTGCCTGGTTGTTTACCACCATAAAAGCCTATCTATCGATCAAAAGAAAAAATGTCAGCGAGCATCGGGAATGGATGACCCGCAGCTATGCCTTGTGTTTTGCAGCGGTGACCCTGCGCCTGTGGCTGCCTTTGTTTTTAGGAGGACTGGCGATGCCATTTGATACCGCTTACCCCATTATTGCTTGGCTGGCCTGGGTACCCAATTTATTGGTAGCAGAGTTGATCATTCGATTAAAGAAATAACGAACTTTTGCCCAGCATTTTTGTATTCTTACAAAAAAAGATAAAAGTTTAGCACCCCGCCTGCAGCGGAAATTGATAAAGATGATTTCACCACGGATTCCACAGATTTTCACAGATTTTTTGTCATATCCAAAAAATCTGTGAAAATCTGTGTTAATCCGTGGTGAAAAAAAATCCGCCGCAGGCGGGGTGTCAAACTTTCACAAAAAAAGAACCACGATGTCCGCATCCGCAGAAATGCCCTATTTCATCAAACCTTCGCTCAATCTGGATGCGGAGGCCAAACGTGCCGCTTACGAACAAGCGCAAATGGCCATTGATGCCAATCTGGAAGGTGAAACTGACCGCATCCTTAAAATGGCGACCATCAATTCTGTGCTCAAAACCTATTTGCCATATTATTACTGGGCGGGTTTTTATGTGGTGAAAAATGGGCGACTCTCGGTAGGTCCTTACCAGGGTACTTTGGGCTGTTTGCACATCGAGTTCAGCCGAGGCGTTTGCGGCAAAGCCGCCCGGGAGCAAAAAACCCAAATCGTAGATGATGTTCATGCCCTTGATCAGGGTAGCGCGCACATTGCCTGTGATCCCAACTCGGCTTCAGAAATTGTGGTGCCGGTTTTCAATCCCCAGGGTGAACTCATCGCGGTGTACGATGTAGACAGCACGCAGCACAGTTCATTTGATGAAATTGATCAGGGATATTTGGAAAAAATCCTGGAGAAACATTTTCGGCTGAGTGCCTTAGAATAAGGTTCTAGCACTTAAAACAGTGAAGGGGGTGTGCCCCCCTCCCGATGAACTACATTAGCCCAGGTACATACCCTGATTATTTTGAGGAAAACGATTCCAAAAAAAAATGGAGGGGCTTCCAAATCGGCAACTCCCCCCCACACACTATGAAACACTAGATCTTAATAACTGGGATACTTTCTAATATTCCAATAGCGTGCCAAACTTTGCCGATTTGATTTTTTTTAATATTTTTTTTAAAAATTTTCCGCAAAAAAGATTTTTCCGTTCCACCAGCCTTCTTCGATGATGGCTTCGTTTTTGCGGTAAAAGCGCAATGCGGGCTCGTTCCAGTCCAAGACTTGCCATTTGACCATGCGACAGCCCTGAAGACGGGCTTCATCCAGGAAGGCATCAAATAATCTTTGACCCAGGCCGTAACGGCGGTGCGTTTCTTTCACCACGAAGTCTTCCAAAAAGAGCATTTTCCCTTTCCAGGTGGAGTACGCTACGTAATACAGCGCCATGCCCACCACCTGATTGTCCATTTCCGCCACGATGGCTTGAAAAACACTATTGCTGAAATCGCGTTCATATTCTTCAATGGTGGCAATAAACTCGTTTTCAGCTTTTTCGTAAACCGCCAAATCGCGCACCAAATCGTGTATGGCGTTCAGGTCGGCATGGGTAGCCCGCCGGATGATGATTTCCATTTTTTTCTGCTTGAAAATGATTAGAATTGTGCTCATGCACGAAGCAAACATAAGCTGTAATTTTCCCTTTCCAAATCAAATGACCAAACATGTTCAACCTGAGTAAAAAAATCATGCGTACACCATTCGTTTGTGCAGCACTTTTGCTGTTTACCCTGTTTTTTTCGGCCTGCCAGCAAAAAGAAGTGGCCGACACCATTTACCTCAATGGCAACATTTACACCGTTGATGAAAAAAATCCCACTGCGGAAGCCATTGCCGTAAAAGGCGAACGCATCCTGGCCGTGGGCAGTAATGCCGAAATTGAAAAACTCAAAGGTCCGGAAACCAAAGTGGTGGATCTGGAAAACCAGTTTGTGATGCCCGGTTTCATCGAAGGCCACGGGCACTTTTCGGGTTTGGGTCAAAGTTTGATCAACCTCAATTTCCTCAAATCCAAAAGTTGGGACGAGATTGTACAAGCCGTAGCCGAACGCGCCAAAACCGCCAAACCCGGCGAATGGATCATCGGACGCGGCTGGCACCAGGAAAAATGGAGCTCCACACCTGATCGCAATGTGTTGGGTTACCCCTACCACGACGAGCTGAGCAAGGTGTCGCCCAACAACCCGGTAGTCCTGCGCCACGCCAGTGGCCACGCCCTTTTTGCCAACTCCAAAGCCATGGACATGGCCGGGGTAAGCGCCGAAACACCCAGCCCCTCCGGCGGCGAAATTGTGCGCGATAATGCGGGCAAAGCCATCGGGGTATTTGAAGAACGCGCCATGAAAGTGGTGGATCAGGTGTACCAGGAATATTTGGCCACCCTCTCCGAAGCAGA includes these proteins:
- a CDS encoding putative toxin-antitoxin system toxin component, PIN family; translation: MAKRKRYKIILDTNWYVSASINRNSRRRLYDLLINESLTIFYSSELLAEYESVIFRKKFEKYIRQEQVNRFIRLVLTRLKRVEIKTLIKLSRDAKDNFLLSMAIDCGANYLVTGDPDLLILNEFGKTKILTMAEFLKIVG
- a CDS encoding DUF2306 domain-containing protein, encoding MTKKVLTPLFIFFAIAIGFYPLAYLMGDMRMGLLASKSTQLLSNQLWYFGFYTHISFGGLALLSGCTQFLPKLRQKRLSLHRTLGKVYIGSVLLSGSAGFGIGFAASAGPVAQAGFVTLAVAWLFTTIKAYLSIKRKNVSEHREWMTRSYALCFAAVTLRLWLPLFLGGLAMPFDTAYPIIAWLAWVPNLLVAELIIRLKK
- a CDS encoding DEAD/DEAH box helicase, whose protein sequence is MPPHLAQIFYRELQKIVENDQLDAAAQTEACYQLLVVMLMEATKQERLRFVNLFSRMAYAGQKFQLDKKLQFYQHNFRKVAQEVRQKGDLRSDHHFLPGFAFKVVLETIRGLSKTTPPNALINQVPPNWPNTFRPVEIKEYRPLVRVLALEDRKEVQCLVVKDESRPDENILVKYNLPERNEGFNPTIQALRKIFGFPILLNLLEVEVDQEGYYRPQAFVVEPDHLIDVTGIAECFDTDHTVPETYLLKKFLPFSSSSALLLGHIANFFLDELMHNPQQEFPEVFKKVFALNPLAFCLLEDRELIDLRQRSQAHFINLQREIVQNFPAQGIDPEQCYLEPTFYSNIHGLQGRLDALYRHGNKSAIVELKSGKLFKPNQFKINTGHYIQTLLYDLIIRATYGKEIDPTNYILYSALETDNLKFAPVNRSNQWEALQVRNHILALEHTLQRLGLPGNDEDNLVEHTQRLQNLLADYRFQSASRFAQRDQEQFQRVFSALNDIEQAYFTAFTGFIAREHKLSKTGLDGIETINGQAALWLNPFHEKQERFEILSHLTIVDNQARANEAIIRFARSEHTNPLANFRTGDIAVLYPFVNEDQSPLRNQLFKCSIIELSASTVTVSLRSRQFNDQIFQDYTWWNLEHDLMDNSFTAQYRGLYDLASSSTHKRRLLLGVTAPAMPLELGQSSSPAEMTAEQQAIFQAILASQDYFLLWGPPGTGKTSVMLKHLVGHWMDHSKDTILLLAYTNRAVDEICESIEAYAPEMRNRYIRIGSRYSTAPAYQGRLLSILSQRIDTRKELKALISGHRIVVATVASIIGRPELFLLKAFDRVVIDEASQILEPMLVGLLPKFKHFLLIGDHKQLPAVVAQDPELSKVYDTRLHEIGLYDLRNSFFERLYKRTQTQNWHHAYAQLSHQGRMHQEIMTFPSRYFYEERLRILPPETPGHEVQISILDYPQLEKGSTLEQALSSQRMIFCATPLDKNGAAHKANRHEAEMVGELVAKIQALYTHNGRSFTPRSLGIITPYRAQIAQIRQALLQKEIDVDLITIDTVERYQGGARDIIIISLSTNTASQFRSLISLSEEGVDRKLNVALTRAREQLIILGNGDLLSGNAVYRELMGVCFGV
- a CDS encoding GNAT family N-acetyltransferase; amino-acid sequence: MEIIIRRATHADLNAIHDLVRDLAVYEKAENEFIATIEEYERDFSNSVFQAIVAEMDNQVVGMALYYVAYSTWKGKMLFLEDFVVKETHRRYGLGQRLFDAFLDEARLQGCRMVKWQVLDWNEPALRFYRKNEAIIEEGWWNGKIFFAENF
- a CDS encoding phospho-sugar mutase; amino-acid sequence: MSNAIDAPTRQRIQSWLDGNYDAQTKAAIQALLDANNDTELTDSFYKDLEFGTGGLRGIIGVGSNRMNRYTVGAATQGLANYLNQSFPGQEIKVAIAHDSRNMSPEFARIVADIFSANGIKVFLFKALRPTPELSFAIRHLGCNSGVVITASHNPREYNGYKAYWTDGSQVVAPHDANIVAEVNKIQSVADIHFDGNPALITMIGEEVDAEFLKTIQANSINPAVIKRQHDLKIVFTPIHGTGITLVPKALELVGFTNVHIVKEQAEPDGNFPTVVYPNPEEQEAMSIAMQQAKAMDADLVIATDPDADRVGAAVKNQAGEWQLLNGNQMASLIIYYLLQAWKDAGKLQGKEFVAKTIVTTNIIDAMCAAYGVPCYNTLTGFKYIAQVIRELEGKSKFIAGGEESYGYLIGDAVRDKDAVASCAMIAELTAYAKDQGLSLIDFLTQMYQKHGFYYEGLISLTKKGKAGAEEIQKMMADMRSNLPSSVAGSAPIEVLDYKNLTSKNLRTGVVTPIPQGMGIEPSNVIQLILEDGTKVSARPSGTEPKIKFYVSVNTPLDKPEDFDATLDRLKAKVKAIQTDLGLM
- a CDS encoding GAF domain-containing protein; amino-acid sequence: MSASAEMPYFIKPSLNLDAEAKRAAYEQAQMAIDANLEGETDRILKMATINSVLKTYLPYYYWAGFYVVKNGRLSVGPYQGTLGCLHIEFSRGVCGKAAREQKTQIVDDVHALDQGSAHIACDPNSASEIVVPVFNPQGELIAVYDVDSTQHSSFDEIDQGYLEKILEKHFRLSALE
- a CDS encoding SH3 domain-containing protein; translated protein: MHQLILSKQSRFLLGLALLFVLLGSFRALNVADTTTFYVLAPSGLNLRKDADPNSAKVDLVPLGGKVTLLTAPATKNLSVDQLSGGMAKVKYGDKVGFVFDGYLSQFPAPKQSINTPGDYKLETYVEKLRSGPDVFILHEEHTKDYGGYLSSESAIHIPTQNWQEAFLISKLLLNIPPKFLFPKPSKAVETIIPNPDKKEQAWSDEMKVERDKTGQLISINYYYRSEGGGWGAVITKSTEESGQQKMLKIAYTGIAD
- a CDS encoding S1/P1 nuclease, whose product is MKKILFLALALMATVQVKAWWDHGHMVTAMIAYLNLNKTARAKVDSLTAVLRRDYPQVNHFIVTGPWPDDLKADGVHAYDTWHYTDIPVNVDGIAIPDQPEVDIVWAINQSTSILKAAQSKPVEKARFLAFLTHFVSDLHQPLHATSRFTNDVPGGDEGGNLFPLKGTWRNLHAMWDDACGSLSKYNDIRPFGKPKVPLTEAQIESVRDLAKDLMKQYPEKSFPNLGTLDPDFWALESNKLAAKYVYGVKGKDDQGRNQYLRPNDEPTPFYLEQAQEVARKQLTLSGYRLAAMLNEMFSEKK